A genomic segment from Wolbachia endosymbiont of Ctenocephalides felis wCfeF encodes:
- a CDS encoding Rod shape-determining protein MreB codes for MSFFQKLTRRFCNIFTFKGLFASDIAIDLGTANTLVYQKNQGIVLDEPSVVARIKEKGSYVPYAFGKKAKMMLGKTPGEIEAIRPLKDGVIADFKSAEEMLKYFIRSANTKLTVNKPNIIICVPSGSTPVERRAIQDAAESAGANEVFLIEEPMAAAIGAGLPVTEPEGSMVVDIGGGTTEVAIISLGGIVYSRSARVGGDIMDEAIKSYIRETHKLLIGETTAEKIKKSVGSASLPGENNKEGMMVKGRDLVSGMPKEMLLSEYQVAESLIEPVHQIISAIKTALESTPPELSSDIVDKGIVLSGGGGLLRNLGKVISETTKLPVRVADDPLCCVALGSGKVLENMDYFSHVLFKQD; via the coding sequence ATGAGTTTTTTTCAGAAATTAACTAGAAGATTTTGTAACATTTTCACTTTCAAAGGTTTATTCGCTAGCGATATTGCTATAGACCTTGGCACTGCGAACACTTTAGTTTATCAAAAAAATCAAGGAATAGTGCTTGATGAACCTTCAGTTGTAGCAAGAATAAAGGAAAAAGGAAGCTATGTCCCTTACGCTTTTGGTAAAAAAGCTAAAATGATGCTAGGAAAAACGCCTGGAGAAATAGAGGCAATCAGGCCATTAAAAGATGGGGTCATTGCTGATTTTAAAAGTGCGGAAGAGATGCTAAAGTATTTCATACGCAGTGCAAATACAAAACTCACTGTTAATAAGCCTAACATTATCATATGTGTTCCATCTGGGTCCACTCCAGTTGAAAGGCGTGCTATACAAGATGCAGCAGAAAGTGCTGGTGCAAATGAAGTATTTTTGATTGAAGAGCCAATGGCTGCAGCAATTGGTGCTGGACTTCCGGTTACCGAACCTGAGGGTTCCATGGTTGTTGATATAGGAGGCGGTACAACCGAAGTTGCAATTATTTCTTTAGGAGGAATTGTTTATTCACGGTCTGCCAGAGTAGGCGGCGATATTATGGATGAAGCAATAAAATCATACATTCGTGAAACCCATAAGTTATTGATTGGTGAAACAACAGCTGAAAAGATTAAGAAAAGCGTAGGTTCGGCTAGCCTGCCGGGTGAAAATAATAAAGAGGGAATGATGGTTAAAGGTAGGGACTTAGTAAGCGGTATGCCAAAAGAAATGCTTTTATCAGAATATCAGGTTGCAGAGAGTTTAATAGAGCCTGTGCATCAAATAATTTCTGCTATTAAGACAGCATTAGAGAGCACTCCTCCTGAACTTTCTTCCGACATAGTCGATAAAGGGATAGTTTTATCTGGTGGTGGTGGATTGTTGCGCAATTTAGGCAAAGTTATTAGTGAAACAACAAAACTGCCAGTGCGTGTAGCAGATGACCCGCTTTGCTGCGTTGCCTTAGGTAGTGGCAAAGTGCTTGAAAATATGGATTATTTCAGCCATGTTTTATTTAAGCAAGATTAA